The Gossypium hirsutum isolate 1008001.06 chromosome D02, Gossypium_hirsutum_v2.1, whole genome shotgun sequence region TTAAGataatgtttaagttttggattGTGATAATGATGTTTGGTATTTAAGTTTACAGGATGAATGGATTGAGTGGAAAGAAAATGCAGAAGATATTTAGAACTCTTATTCCCAAAACCGAGTACGATGATGCTCGTAATTTGGTGGAGTATTGTTGCTTCAGGTTTTTGTCAAGGGATGCCTCTGATCTTCATCCCTGTCTCAAGGTTCATTATATGGATGCTTAATGTCCATTTTCTGTAACTTATTTACTTATTTCCTCATGTTTTCTCACCGGTTTCATGTCTGTCATCGATATGTTTACAGGAACGTGCATTCCAGAGGTTAATGTTCATCACAATGCTTGCTTGGGAGAATCCTTACCGTGATAAAAAcaatttacatgctcattcactGACAAAATCTTCTCTTCAGGTTCTTTTTTCCTTTAATTACCTTTTAAAGCATTCTGAAATTATATTGGTTTCGATTATGTATCTGAACttgcttgaatttgattcaagTTTATTCAGGGGCAAACTGTACCCCTCCTAGAAGAAAACAAAGAGTGCGAGttgtgaaattaattaagtttattggCGTTATTGAAGGGAAAGCTGGTGGGAGAGGAGGCTTTTACTCGTATCACTCCTGCAATTTCAGGTGTAGCTGATCATCCTACGGCACATAACCTTTTCAAAGCTCTCGCTGGTGATGAACTGGGCATTTCATTACGAGTGTGGTTAACTTATATCGATGAACTTCTCAAGTAAGCTTCTGATTTCATACTACTAGTGCTAATCATGTTTGTAATGTGATCCGAGAGTAAATAAACAATCAGTAATTCCTCACACTCACCGTGCTAAAAGTATGATGTCGAATGGTGGACTTCGCATCCTTTTTAGCATGTTTCGTCTGTTAGTTATTGCCTGAGTTTTCAATTTGCTAAGCTTGATTCCTGCTAGTTTTAGTGTAGAGTGCATGAAGGAAGGAGATCATATCAAATCTGTGAATATCCTCAGCTGTCAGAGGAAAGAGTATTGCGTGTTGGTTCTAGCAGGAAACGACCTGTTCTAAAATGGGAGAATAACATGGCATGGCCAGGGAAATTTACTCTAACGGATAAAGCGCTCTACTTTGAGGTACATATCGTCCATAATAACTCGTCTATCGAATGTTGTTGTAACCTATGGTATCTTCCATTTGTTCACGAGTTGACTGATATATGCGTACTAAGTGGAATGGCATGCAAGCATCCTGTTTCccattttggaaattgaattaatttatgaatTCATTCGGATATTGGTTTTATTCATGCAAATGAGTAGAAAAGTTTGAAAACTTTTAATAAGTTTTTGAGGGAACGTAGTGATTTTCGATCCGGTCCAAGTATTTGATATGACTGTCATGTTGTTGCAGGCTGTTAAATTTAAAGGGCGGAGCAATGCAATAAGACTCGATCTTACGAGGCCTGGATTGGAAGTTAAGAAAGTAAAAGTTGGACCTTTCAATTCTGGGCTTTTCGACTCTGGAGTAGCTGTTTCATCGGGTCCGGGGTGAGCTTCTCTGGTCTTTTACATGAACTTTTAGTTATAGTATTTGAATTTCTGggtacttttttttttggttcggTCATGTGTCTTTCGTTGTCAACTTTCTGTTCAGATCACAAACATGGGTGCTGGAGTTTGTCGACTTGGGTGGTGAATTAAGGCGAGACGTTTGGCACGCGTCTATCAGTGAAATTATTACTCTACACAAGTTTCTTAACGAGTATGGACCCGATGATAATGATCGATCACTATCTCAAGTATTCGGTTCtcaaaaagggaaggaaaaggcTATGACGAGTGCCATTAATGGCATTGCTAGACTTCAAGCTCTCCAGTTTATGCGAAAGTTGTTAGATGATCCGATCAAACTTGTTCAATTCTCTTTTTTACAAAATGCACCCCATGGTGATCTCGTTTTCCAATCACTAGCCGTAAATTATTGGGGTGGACCATTAGTTGCAAAAGCTACGGACTTAAAGTATCAACGTGCTCAAGGAACAAGCCCTTCTGAACCCGAAGTTGAAATCAGCGATCATGTATTTGACATAGATGGAAGTGTTTACTTGCGGAAGTGGATGAGCTCTCCGTCTTGGGAATCTAATGCTTCCATTAGTTTTTGGAAGCATGCTTCAACTAGACCAGCAGTTGTGTTAAGTAAAAGTCTTGTTGTGGCCGATAAGTCCCTTGTTGAAAAAGCAGCAGCAATCTGCAAACAAAAATATCAGGCAGTGGAAAAAACTCAAGCCACGATTGACGCAGCGAAACTCGAAGGGATACCCAGTAATATCGACCTTTTCAAGGTTCAGCATCCATTTCACTATGTTCTTTTTATTGTGCTTGTTTCAGCAAGTTCGGTTTATGTTATACATATAACCTTATATATCGTCGAGCTGATTTTGTGTTCGCCTTTATGCAGGAACTTCTTCTCCCTTTTACTATCACAGCTCGGAATTTCGAAAAGCTTAGACGATGGGAGGAGCCGCACTTGACTCTCTCGTTTCTCGCATTTGCTTATACAGTTATTGTCAGGTAGACGCATCACGGAAATCATTGTTAGGCAAACAGCACTTAATCTTACAAGCAATACTACACTTTGAATATGAACTCATGAGTTCCCATATCCGTCGTGCTATATATTTTGCTTGTTTTAGAATAGGGTCTTCACCTAATAGGTTTCGAGCTTTTGTTTAAACTGGGTAAATGTACCATGGAAGCCCCTATATTAGGAATCCGtttgcattttgccccctttaataaaaaaatgggcaaattagtatctgcacattagattaaagagcaaatgatcatttctattaaaaattccatccatttttactattaaaaactagtgtGACTGATCAAACAACATGGACTAGTTTTTAATAGTGGAAATGGATAAAGCTTTTAACATGAGGACTAGTTGGCTGTTTAATCTAACATATAATgactaatttgcttattttttaagtaaagggacaaaatgcaatctgactcatGGTACAACATCCTCCATTGGAATTTTACCGTCTTATTCAATCCGTTTTAGCATCAATATGTTGATGTGTTGAACATTTACTCCCTAGGAATCTGCTGTCATATGTTTTTCCCATGGCATTGATCATCTTAGCCAGCGGCATGCTAACACTTAAAGGACTCAAAGAACAAGGCCGTCTAGGTAGATCTTTTGGAAAAGTAACTATACGTGATCAACCACCTTCAAATACTATTCAAAAGATTATAGCCGTAAAAGACGGTATCCGTGATGTGGAgcatatcctccaaaatctgaacGTTACTCTCCTGAAATTACGAACGATTCTCCTCGCAGGTCAGCCTCAGGTACGATGTCATTAGTCATGAACACATGTTTTCATAGCAGAAAATACGAAATAATTTATACTCGTTTAAACGTTCTCTTTTTTGCAGATAACAACCGAGGTTGCATTGGTGTTGTTATCATCCGCAACCGTTCTTCTCATCGTGCCTTTCAAGTACGTCCTTGCATTTCTTCTATGCGATCTTTTCACTCGAGAGCTCGAATTCAGGAGGGAGATGGTTAAGAGATTCCTTGCCATCTTGAAGGAACGTTGGCTTACCGTGCCAGCAGCCCCTGTAATTGTATTACCATTCGAGGACGAGGAATCCAAATCGGTGAATCAAAGAAACCAAACTGACAAAGGCGCAATCAAAAAGAATGCAGAGTAGTTGGAGACCTAGATACTTTTGTTTCGGACATGCACATATACTATAGTGAAAAATTAGTTTCTACATGGTACAGAAAAAGGCAAAAAGTTACAGTTTAATCCCATTTTTTTGGACATTGCTGCACTAATATATGTGGCAACTGAATTCTTGTTCTTGGCTATATAAATAAGATTAAGATGATTGTTAACGCTCATGAGCCTGGAATCTTCTGTTCTATCGCATCATTTGATTAACACTTGAATTTACTAAACTTTACactttttgaaatattaaaattaatccaTAATATcacgataaattttaaaattatatatgaattttaattttgtacaattttacgCAAAATTTTGATTGGATCTAATTCTCAtaaataatcacataaattgtCGATTtagcatcattttatgtttatatgttgcatatacatataattatatttattcaataataaaaaaaattgatgaatttaattctttaaatgtgtataattgcaccagaTCAATGTTaatgtatcaaattacacattgaatcaaagtttatttataattttgagatttatcccaacATATTTTGGTCAAATTGTATCATTAGTCTTTTTATTTCGAGTAAGTTGTgtatttaattcttatattttaatttagtcaattttaatcattatacttttcgaattttaattttttattagtgaGTTCTGACCTAAACGGTAGCAGTTAAATCTATTGGGTTAATTTTTGCAATTAGTCCTATACTATGTATAAATTTGCAAATTTAGCCCATGTTCTCCAATCGGATCtttttagtcattatattttttttttcagatgaaccaaaaaaatccataaaaataaaataaataaaaggacaaAGCACAGCATCCAATTAGATTTCAAAATGGTACAAATTgaattactaaaataaaatttgtaaaatggaaGCCAATGGTAACGCCACCATCAAACTCCTCCATATATGAGAAAATGCTTTGAAACCCTTTGATGTAACACTGCAAACAAGTCTCTCATCATGATATGTGCATATTGTATTGTTCCTAAAACCAGCAGCAACCTCATCagtatgtatgcatgcatgcatgcatgtatgtatgtatgtatgtatgtatgtatgtatgtatgtctgTCTgtctgtatgtatgtatgtatgtatgttgcATTACCTTGTTGCACAAAATGCCACCATATAATCTGATGCAGAACAAGTTATGATACTAACACGATCATCATAAGCATAACTAGATGCTGCAGGGCATACTAGTTTGAAACTCTTTGAATAATTCGTAGGCAAACAAGCAACCGGATCTTCATATGTCCCACGACAACAATATTCATCGGTGTTGAACACGTCGCAAGCACTTCTACAGCCGACAACCTTaccatttttcttaaaactaaGATCGGACGAACAATTTTGCCTCAAGTCACCATCACAACCAGCAGTGCTGCAGTTTCCTTTACCACCACCAGGTTTGATCACAATAGGCAAATTAAAGCCATCTACAAGGCTAACATCGTAATAATCGATATTATCACCAAGCGTGAATTCGGCTATGGTAACTGGGAGACTACCAGCGCTTGTACAATTAACGGACGTACCACAGTTGCCTGTTTGACACGTTCCGTTACCGGTTTTATCGAAATCGCAACCTGTTCTACCCCATATTCGACCACTCCAACCGTCCGGGGCTTTGTAAAATGCAGTTTTGCCTGGTTCCAACGTAAAGCCTTCACCATGGAAGTTGCTTCCATCCGTGATGATCGCCGGCCATATCGTCTCTTTGCACTGATTCACAATGGTGAAATTTTTGGCATTTGAAGGCTTTGTTGCACCTTACCAAATATAAATGACAGTGAGGTTATATTCATAATATAGAACCACATCACACTTAATCAGGCATAGTCCCAATTCTATAcgaaagttgtgaatttagttcctatattttaatttgattatttttagtccttaaactatatgaattttaaaatttcagtcctgATCAAACaatatttgttaaattcattaagttaagttttgttattttcaaaatttgatgcggCAAACATATTGTCACATATATAATACTATGTCAGCTTGCTATTTCTACATGTTACTCACAAAAAAAGTTAATTGTGACTGTCGTTTgtgtcaagattgaaatttcaaaatttgaaaaatataagacTGATAAATCTACAACTTTAGACATTATACAGGACTAAAAGCAAAATTTAACAAAACGGATTTAACTGTTACCATTTGGtcaagactgaaattttaaaatttgaaaaaatgatgactaaaattgaccaaattgAAATCTTTATACCCGCAACTTTTGAAAAGTACAGGGACCAATAGCACAATTTAACCTATTCATAATATTGAACTATATCACATTCACACCTAAATAGGCAAGAACAGAAAAGGTACCtgatgcaaaaataataaaaatgcagAAAAGTAAAATGGGATTGTGAGGCAATGCCATTGAAGAGCAAATAAGCGAAGGCAGGGGAGGAACTTGGTGAGAGGCATGTAAGAGTGACGTTGGTTGGCTTTAAAGGAGTATAAGATGGGTTGAAACGGGAGAATACGTGTGGGAGATGGTGAATCAACAAGCAGTGAACGGCTGGTTGGCAGAATCCATAAAAGACTTCCTTGCTTAGTTCCATAACCAGTATATACTTTGCCTCTATCATACTACAATGTACTAAACATATAGTTTTTGGCACTTCTTTTGTCTTACAATCTACAAAGTATTTATTCTTTGATATATAAATATCATAGCCCAAGTCCAGCCTGGATGATCCCCACCATGTATATTTGCTAGTAATGACATGAAATTCCCCTcaaaaagattgaaaatattaaaagataagtagcaaaaattaaattaaagcagAGTAAGAATAGATACATCCACATCCACGGAggtaataatagttttcaatatCAATATTATACATCCATTAATAGTCTTCAGAAAAGAGAAAGGGCAACAAGCAAAAGACAAGCTAAAGAACAGTTACAGAAAATGCAAAATTGCAATGTAAGCCAACAGATACAATGAGGAAACAGTTTATTTATGCGTTCCTACTCTAAAAACATATAAAGAAACTAATTGAACAATCAAACTACACGATTCTCTAGTGTCATTCATCTAAAACTAAAATATCTTCCCAAAAAAATATCCCTTGCAATTTAACTTATTAAGGACTCAACTCAGAGTATAACACTTCATTGATTATGACAAATGTTTAACATGTACTCAAGAACTCGTCCCCAAAATAATCTACAAGTCACGGTTAATAAGCTGATAATCCACACTAGACATAAATCGTAGCAAGTCCAAACCTTGTGGAGGTTCTTTTCATGTTGAATTCACTCCATCAAGCAGCAAAATCGGACAGAAATACTAATTTATGTCAGGTAGCTATGTAGTGCGTGCAGTTACCTTCTTCCGGACAATCCTCTTTCTCCGGGGCTTCAAAGCTCCAGTTTCCCCATCGGCAACAGATTCAACGTTTCCTTGTTTGATGCCAAGAAGTCCAAGACCGGAAACAATGGCGTTCTTGGATATGAACCATTTAGAGGATGACCTAGTTCCATCCTCAGAAGGTCTGTTGTAAGCCTTCAAGAGGTCATCTGACTGAACCAGCGGATCCACCTCGACACCTAGCCAAGCCAGCCTCGATCTCTCTCCTAATTGAACATTCAAGACCCTGCATAGAACCAGTTTGGTGAGGCAAAAAGATACCACAACCTCCATTTACGTCATAAATGCCGAAGAGTTCCAAGTGTAAAGAAATCGATTTAGAAATTTTCGAAATGATGCAATATACTAGACCTTAAAGCTGTGCTGAAGAACAATGCTACACCAATGACATCAAAATAGTTGGCCATTGCTTGATCAAATCCACATAAAAGCTGATATCTAAGGTTTGCATAGAGTCCGAGAAAAGCACCATAACCAAGTGCGTTGGTACTCACAGACGGAATTGACACAGATAACCTGCCAACAGTAAAAAAGGCCACCATTAATGCATCAAGTAAAAGAAGCCCCCCaaacagaaagaaaattttcttccCAAATAAATGGAACAAAAGGATAACTGAAGATTTCCTCAAATCTACttacttttccttctttttactagccagaaaattcaaaaaagagcCTTGCACTGCTCCAGCAGCTAATCCAACAATACACAACTCGGCAGCCTTGTAGAAAAGAGAATGGATTCTCTTTTGCAAGTCAAATTCTCTAAGTGGGTAACTCTTTTCAAATATATTGTTGGGAAGCTTCTGTAATGTGTTTTGCAAGTCAAACCGGAAGGTGTTGCCATAAGAACGACAAGGAGCAAGAGACCAAACTACAAGAGCATTGCAAGCTGCTACCGTGAGAACATTCATAAGTGCTAGATCCCATTCTTGCTTAATCCTGTAGACAAAGTGAAGCAAGTCTATTACTATGATTTActgaaattgataaaaagggCAAGCATGAATCTCGTCATGGTATTTGAAACCACCTATCCTTTCGATTCTTCAACTCCCACCAAACAGAAGAACCAATAGTAGCAACCTCTTCTAAAAGAAGCCTGTATAAAAAGGCAGGATCTGCAAGCATCCTGGGAATAGAAAAGGTTGTGCATAAGCATATATGACAAGTTCAACGATACGCTGTGATCAAATATTCATTTCATTCAGATTGCTGGAGACATCCTTAAGAGGTGAATATGAGCATATCAGGGATTACCTGCCAATAAATGCCCGAGACATTGCTTGTGGGAGTGTTCGAGAAATAAATCGACTG contains the following coding sequences:
- the LOC107908594 gene encoding protein RETICULATA-RELATED 1, chloroplastic; translation: MSHIVFQTSQLPKTLLLKPSLPPPVHSLAGKPRKNLTVVKCSSSSLIDGGDSSVAALERCFSAPPAPVETSSSGSGDVGPVMKGGKYGAFGAVTLEKGKLDMSQKQSTSSPELATGGGGGDIGKKINHGGGDGGDDDGDDDDYFDDFDDDGEGDEDGLFRRRMFLEELFDRKFVDAVLNEWHKTMMDLPAGFRQAYEMGLVSSAQMVKFLAINARPTTSRFISRTLPQAMSRAFIGRMLADPAFLYRLLLEEVATIGSSVWWELKNRKDRIKQEWDLALMNVLTVAACNALVVWSLAPCRSYGNTFRFDLQNTLQKLPNNIFEKSYPLREFDLQKRIHSLFYKAAELCIVGLAAGAVQGSFLNFLASKKKEKLSVSIPSVSTNALGYGAFLGLYANLRYQLLCGFDQAMANYFDVIGVALFFSTALRVLNVQLGERSRLAWLGVEVDPLVQSDDLLKAYNRPSEDGTRSSSKWFISKNAIVSGLGLLGIKQGNVESVADGETGALKPRRKRIVRKKVTARTT
- the LOC107908595 gene encoding pathogenesis-related thaumatin-like protein 3.5 translates to MALPHNPILLFCIFIIFASGATKPSNAKNFTIVNQCKETIWPAIITDGSNFHGEGFTLEPGKTAFYKAPDGWSGRIWGRTGCDFDKTGNGTCQTGNCGTSVNCTSAGSLPVTIAEFTLGDNIDYYDVSLVDGFNLPIVIKPGGGKGNCSTAGCDGDLRQNCSSDLSFKKNGKVVGCRSACDVFNTDEYCCRGTYEDPVACLPTNYSKSFKLVCPAASSYAYDDRVSIITCSASDYMVAFCATRNNTICTYHDERLVCSVTSKGFKAFSHIWRSLMVALPLASILQILF
- the LOC107908596 gene encoding uncharacterized protein isoform X2 — its product is MVTKLQVTQLKASDFGLNYLTSSHEKVFKFGYFSRNSPSKQKLRFKLVGAQKDRWKLNDIDTNTVQERINSWLTKTQHFLSEITLPLVKTGQTGQSGPGKFDPRNEDEVDNQEMEDISMAERIIPSGLPNGNLSLAAIVSIEQFSRMNGLSGKKMQKIFRTLIPKTEYDDARNLVEYCCFRFLSRDASDLHPCLKERAFQRLMFITMLAWENPYRDKNNLHAHSLTKSSLQGKLVGEEAFTRITPAISGVADHPTAHNLFKALAGDELGISLRVWLTYIDELLKVHEGRRSYQICEYPQLSEERVLRVGSSRKRPVLKWENNMAWPGKFTLTDKALYFEAVKFKGRSNAIRLDLTRPGLEVKKVKVGPFNSGLFDSGVAVSSGPGSQTWVLEFVDLGGELRRDVWHASISEIITLHKFLNEYGPDDNDRSLSQVFGSQKGKEKAMTSAINGIARLQALQFMRKLLDDPIKLVQFSFLQNAPHGDLVFQSLAVNYWGGPLVAKATDLKYQRAQGTSPSEPEVEISDHVFDIDGSVYLRKWMSSPSWESNASISFWKHASTRPAVVLSKSLVVADKSLVEKAAAICKQKYQAVEKTQATIDAAKLEGIPSNIDLFKELLLPFTITARNFEKLRRWEEPHLTLSFLAFAYTVIVRNLLSYVFPMALIILASGMLTLKGLKEQGRLGRSFGKVTIRDQPPSNTIQKIIAVKDGIRDVEHILQNLNVTLLKLRTILLADNNRGCIGVVIIRNRSSHRAFQVRPCISSMRSFHSRARIQEGDG
- the LOC107908596 gene encoding uncharacterized protein isoform X1; this encodes MVTKLQVTQLKASDFGLNYLTSSHEKVFKFGYFSRNSPSKQKLRFKLVGAQKDRWKLNDIDTNTVQERINSWLTKTQHFLSEITLPLVKTGQTGQSGPGKFDPRNEDEVDNQEMEDISMAERIIPSGLPNGNLSLAAIVSIEQFSRMNGLSGKKMQKIFRTLIPKTEYDDARNLVEYCCFRFLSRDASDLHPCLKERAFQRLMFITMLAWENPYRDKNNLHAHSLTKSSLQGKLVGEEAFTRITPAISGVADHPTAHNLFKALAGDELGISLRVWLTYIDELLKVHEGRRSYQICEYPQLSEERVLRVGSSRKRPVLKWENNMAWPGKFTLTDKALYFEAVKFKGRSNAIRLDLTRPGLEVKKVKVGPFNSGLFDSGVAVSSGPGSQTWVLEFVDLGGELRRDVWHASISEIITLHKFLNEYGPDDNDRSLSQVFGSQKGKEKAMTSAINGIARLQALQFMRKLLDDPIKLVQFSFLQNAPHGDLVFQSLAVNYWGGPLVAKATDLKYQRAQGTSPSEPEVEISDHVFDIDGSVYLRKWMSSPSWESNASISFWKHASTRPAVVLSKSLVVADKSLVEKAAAICKQKYQAVEKTQATIDAAKLEGIPSNIDLFKELLLPFTITARNFEKLRRWEEPHLTLSFLAFAYTVIVRNLLSYVFPMALIILASGMLTLKGLKEQGRLGRSFGKVTIRDQPPSNTIQKIIAVKDGIRDVEHILQNLNVTLLKLRTILLAGQPQITTEVALVLLSSATVLLIVPFKYVLAFLLCDLFTRELEFRREMVKRFLAILKERWLTVPAAPVIVLPFEDEESKSVNQRNQTDKGAIKKNAE